The Nitrosospira lacus genome window below encodes:
- a CDS encoding DEAD/DEAH box helicase has protein sequence MSFSIFGLSDEIIRAVTECGYTEPTPIQLQAIPAVLAGSDLMAGAQTGTGKTAGFTLPILHRLSDKSVKGPSSGRPPIRALILVPTRELATQVEESVRKYGKYLKLNSMTMIGGVSINPQITRLKSRVDILVATPGRLLDHVQQRTLDLSHVEILVLDEADRMLDMGFIREIRKILALLPKQRQSLLFSATFSDEIQTLAASFLNKPVKIEAARRNATADNVTHVVHPVDRERKRDLLAYLIKKHDWSQVLVFTRTKHGANKLAEYLIKSGIPSLAIHGNKSQSARTRALAEFKTGSLQVLVATDIAARGIDISELPHVVNFELPNVPEDYIHRIGRTGRAGSDGEAVSLVCVDEFKLLADIERLIKRELSQQIIAGFEPDPGIKAEPIMNGSNGGQRRILPESPGRHGRGQRRGQPSAKQPAARIPAKPAAGRMPALQRSGGRGR, from the coding sequence ATGTCTTTCTCTATCTTCGGTCTGTCCGACGAAATCATTCGCGCCGTAACTGAATGCGGCTATACCGAGCCAACCCCCATTCAACTGCAAGCCATCCCCGCTGTACTGGCTGGCAGCGACTTAATGGCCGGGGCTCAAACCGGTACCGGCAAAACCGCCGGCTTCACCTTGCCCATCCTGCATCGTTTATCCGATAAGAGTGTAAAAGGTCCATCCAGCGGCCGGCCGCCGATACGTGCACTTATTCTCGTTCCCACGCGCGAACTGGCTACACAGGTGGAGGAAAGCGTCCGGAAGTACGGCAAATACTTGAAACTGAATTCGATGACGATGATCGGCGGGGTTAGCATTAATCCTCAGATTACCCGCCTGAAGAGTCGTGTGGACATTCTGGTAGCCACTCCGGGACGCTTGCTTGATCATGTGCAGCAACGAACTCTCGACTTGTCACATGTTGAGATCCTGGTGCTGGATGAAGCGGACCGTATGCTCGACATGGGCTTTATTCGCGAGATCAGGAAGATACTCGCGCTACTGCCCAAACAGCGCCAGAGCCTGCTTTTCTCGGCAACCTTCTCCGACGAAATCCAGACGCTGGCTGCCAGTTTCCTGAACAAGCCGGTGAAAATTGAAGCAGCGCGCCGCAACGCCACCGCCGACAATGTGACGCATGTGGTGCATCCGGTGGACCGTGAAAGAAAGCGTGATCTGCTTGCCTATCTCATTAAGAAGCACGACTGGTCGCAGGTACTGGTGTTTACCCGCACCAAGCATGGCGCCAACAAACTGGCCGAGTATCTGATCAAAAGCGGTATCCCGTCACTCGCCATACATGGCAACAAAAGCCAATCAGCGCGCACTCGCGCATTGGCTGAATTCAAGACGGGTAGCCTGCAGGTGCTGGTGGCAACCGACATCGCGGCGCGTGGAATAGATATTTCCGAACTCCCCCACGTGGTCAACTTCGAGCTGCCTAACGTGCCGGAGGATTACATCCATCGCATCGGGCGCACTGGCCGCGCCGGGTCTGACGGCGAAGCGGTGTCGCTGGTTTGTGTGGATGAATTTAAACTGCTCGCTGACATTGAGAGGCTGATCAAGCGGGAATTATCTCAACAGATCATCGCGGGTTTCGAGCCCGATCCGGGCATTAAAGCGGAGCCAATCATGAATGGAAGCAACGGTGGACAACGCCGCATACTGCCCGAGTCACCGGGGCGACATGGTCGCGGCCAACGACGAGGCCAGCCAAGTGCCAAGCAGCCAGCAGCCAGGATCCCGGCAAAACCTGCTGCGGGTCGCATGCCCGCCCTGCAGCGTTCGGGCGGACGTGGCCGTTAA
- the hslU gene encoding ATP-dependent protease ATPase subunit HslU, producing the protein MSQLTPQEIVHELDKHIIGQDAAKRSVAIALRNRWRRQQVMDPLRQEITPKNILMIGPTGVGKTEIARRLAKLADAPFIKVEATKFTEVGYVGRDVDSIIRDLVESAIKQSREQETQKMRARAEDHAEERILDVLLPAAREIGSQMEAGEGDNATRQKFRKKLREGELNDKEIEIEISAAHTHMEIFAPPGMEELTTQIQGMFQNLGGERKKTRKLRIREAMKLIIDEEASKLVNDEELKLRSVQNVEQNGIVFLDEIDKITSRSETSGADVSRQGVQRDLLPLVEGTTVSTKYGMIKTDHILFIASGAFHLAKPSDLIPELQGRFPIRVELASLSAHDFVQILTNTDACLTRQYEALLETEGIKLEFTPDAVKRLAEIAFAVNEKTENIGARRLYTVMEKLLEDVSFDAEKHSGDTIVIDAVYVDVRLNSLSQSEDLARYVL; encoded by the coding sequence ATGTCCCAATTGACCCCGCAGGAAATCGTCCACGAGCTGGACAAGCACATTATCGGTCAAGACGCCGCCAAACGCTCCGTGGCCATTGCGCTCCGAAATCGCTGGCGCAGGCAGCAGGTAATGGATCCTTTACGGCAGGAAATCACGCCAAAAAATATCCTCATGATCGGCCCTACCGGAGTCGGCAAGACCGAAATCGCACGCCGTCTCGCAAAACTTGCCGATGCTCCATTCATCAAAGTGGAAGCGACCAAATTCACTGAGGTGGGTTATGTCGGGCGCGATGTGGACTCCATTATTCGTGATCTGGTGGAATCCGCCATCAAGCAGTCCCGCGAGCAGGAAACCCAGAAGATGAGGGCCCGTGCGGAAGATCATGCTGAAGAGCGTATCCTCGATGTGCTGCTGCCAGCGGCAAGGGAGATAGGCTCGCAAATGGAAGCGGGCGAAGGCGACAATGCCACCCGGCAGAAATTTCGCAAGAAGCTGCGCGAAGGCGAACTCAATGACAAGGAAATTGAAATCGAAATTTCAGCGGCCCATACCCACATGGAAATCTTTGCGCCGCCGGGAATGGAAGAACTGACCACGCAAATTCAAGGTATGTTCCAGAATCTGGGCGGGGAAAGAAAAAAGACCCGTAAGCTGAGAATCCGTGAAGCAATGAAGCTTATTATCGATGAAGAAGCATCCAAGCTCGTCAATGATGAGGAATTGAAGCTTCGTTCAGTGCAAAATGTCGAGCAGAACGGTATCGTGTTCCTCGACGAAATCGACAAGATCACCAGCCGCTCGGAAACTTCCGGAGCGGACGTATCGCGTCAGGGGGTGCAACGGGACCTGTTGCCGCTGGTGGAAGGCACCACGGTTTCCACGAAATACGGCATGATCAAAACTGATCATATCCTGTTCATTGCCAGCGGCGCATTTCATCTCGCCAAGCCTTCCGATCTGATTCCCGAATTGCAGGGCCGGTTCCCCATTCGCGTCGAGCTGGCCAGTCTTAGTGCTCACGATTTTGTGCAAATCCTCACCAATACCGACGCCTGTCTGACACGGCAATATGAGGCGCTGCTGGAAACCGAGGGAATCAAGCTGGAATTTACACCCGATGCGGTTAAACGCCTGGCGGAGATCGCTTTTGCGGTTAACGAAAAAACCGAGAATATTGGCGCGAGACGTCTTTATACCGTGATGGAGAAACTTCTGGAGGACGTTTCCTTCGACGCCGAGAAACACAGTGGCGATACCATCGTCATCGATGCCGTATACGTGGATGTACGACTCAATAGCCTGTCCCAAAGCGAGGATTTAGCCCGCTACGTGCTTTAA
- the hslV gene encoding ATP-dependent protease subunit HslV has product MPEFRGTTILSARRGTQVALGGDGQVTLGAIVAKASARKVRRLYHDKILAGFAGGTADAFTLFERFEGKLEKHQGHLMRSAVELAKDWRTDRILRRLEAMLVVADPETTLIITGSGDVIEPELGLAAIGSGGSYAHSAARALLENTSLTPLEIVKKSLTIAGDLCIYTNQNHIIEVLE; this is encoded by the coding sequence ATGCCAGAATTTCGCGGTACTACCATACTTTCGGCCCGGCGCGGAACGCAGGTGGCGCTCGGGGGCGATGGCCAGGTAACCTTGGGCGCCATCGTAGCCAAGGCCAGCGCCCGCAAGGTGCGCAGGCTCTACCATGACAAAATTCTGGCGGGATTTGCAGGCGGTACAGCCGATGCTTTTACCTTGTTCGAACGTTTTGAAGGCAAGCTTGAGAAGCATCAGGGACACCTCATGCGTTCGGCGGTTGAACTGGCCAAGGATTGGCGCACCGACCGCATTTTACGCCGGCTGGAAGCAATGCTGGTTGTCGCGGATCCCGAAACCACACTGATCATTACAGGCTCGGGTGACGTGATTGAGCCTGAACTGGGGCTTGCCGCAATCGGCAGCGGAGGCTCTTACGCTCATTCCGCAGCGCGCGCGCTCCTGGAAAATACCAGCCTGACACCGCTGGAAATCGTCAAGAAGTCGCTTACCATAGCGGGCGACCTGTGTATCTATACCAATCAGAACCATATAATCGAAGTTCTGGAGTAG
- the xerC gene encoding tyrosine recombinase XerC yields the protein MTSGDNQAVLAAAYLSHLLNVRRLSSLTCKSYAHDIAILLNFANETSLDQLRIHHIRRFVAQRHGKGFSGRSLARMLSAWRGFYHYLARHHGYTCNPCAGVHAPKSPRALPHTLSPDEAAKLLDFPVENDPMALRDKAMFELCYSSGLRLAELTGLQPRDLSFSDGTARVTGKGGKTRIVPVGSQAARILREWIKLREVLVKPGATALFVSRYGRNISPRSVSQRLKIQASRQGISTNIHPHVLRHSFASHLLQSSGDLRAVQEMLGHASISTTQIYTHLDFQHLAKVYDAAHPRAKKKGRGIKAGNEGL from the coding sequence ATGACGTCCGGAGATAACCAGGCTGTACTCGCGGCCGCCTATCTTTCCCATCTTCTCAATGTAAGGCGCTTGTCATCGCTCACCTGCAAAAGTTACGCGCATGATATTGCGATCCTGCTCAACTTCGCGAATGAAACATCGCTCGATCAATTGCGAATTCATCATATTCGCCGCTTTGTCGCCCAGCGTCACGGAAAGGGATTTTCCGGCAGAAGCCTGGCTAGAATGCTGTCTGCATGGCGTGGCTTCTACCACTATTTGGCGCGTCATCACGGCTATACCTGCAATCCATGCGCCGGGGTACACGCCCCAAAATCGCCCCGAGCGTTGCCCCATACTCTTTCACCCGACGAGGCAGCGAAGCTGCTGGACTTTCCCGTTGAAAATGACCCAATGGCATTACGGGACAAAGCCATGTTCGAGCTGTGTTATTCCTCGGGACTCCGGCTGGCTGAACTTACCGGCCTGCAGCCGAGGGACCTGAGTTTTTCCGACGGTACGGCGCGCGTTACCGGAAAAGGCGGCAAGACTCGCATAGTACCCGTAGGGAGCCAGGCGGCACGCATCCTGCGCGAATGGATAAAACTGCGCGAAGTGCTGGTCAAACCCGGCGCAACTGCGTTATTCGTGTCGCGGTATGGAAGAAACATCAGTCCGCGGTCAGTCAGTCAACGGTTAAAAATTCAGGCGTCGCGGCAAGGAATCAGCACCAATATCCATCCTCATGTTCTGCGGCACTCATTTGCCTCCCACCTGCTGCAGTCCAGTGGCGACTTGCGCGCAGTGCAGGAAATGCTGGGACACGCCAGCATCAGCACCACACAAATTTATACTCATCTTGATTTTCAACATTTGGCGAAAGTCTATGATGCTGCGCATCCGCGCGCCAAGAAGAAAGGGAGGGGAATCAAAGCCGGAAATGAGGGCCTCTGA
- a CDS encoding DUF484 family protein, giving the protein MKFSSEEVAQYLRDHPQFFEEHAGMLADIRVPHLHGGGAIPISERQIIALRDKNHILQDKLGELVRFGEENGAINQKMHRLAIMLLTFTDLKDLLHGLNFNLHEDFSIPHMTLRLWNLTAESPQLPEFTQTSADIHIMTESLVHPCCGLHVLEEIKNWFGESAGHLRSFALVPLRAEQTIGLLVMASEDPQRFYPEMGTLYLTQLGELVSAALVRYKPARQF; this is encoded by the coding sequence ATGAAATTCAGCTCGGAAGAAGTCGCCCAGTATTTGCGGGACCACCCTCAATTTTTTGAGGAGCATGCCGGCATGCTGGCAGACATCCGGGTTCCTCACCTGCACGGCGGCGGAGCCATTCCCATCAGCGAGCGGCAAATCATTGCACTTCGGGACAAGAATCATATCCTTCAGGACAAACTGGGTGAATTGGTCCGATTTGGCGAGGAAAACGGCGCCATCAATCAGAAAATGCATCGTCTCGCCATAATGCTGCTTACCTTCACGGACCTGAAAGATCTGCTGCACGGACTGAATTTTAATCTGCATGAGGATTTTTCCATACCTCATATGACACTAAGGCTATGGAACCTGACCGCCGAAAGCCCGCAGCTTCCGGAATTCACTCAAACCAGTGCTGATATTCACATCATGACGGAAAGCCTGGTGCATCCCTGTTGCGGCCTTCACGTACTGGAGGAAATCAAGAATTGGTTCGGGGAAAGTGCGGGTCACCTGCGCTCGTTTGCACTGGTGCCTTTGCGAGCGGAGCAAACCATCGGTCTGCTGGTGATGGCAAGCGAAGACCCGCAGCGCTTCTATCCCGAAATGGGAACCCTATATCTGACGCAGCTTGGAGAATTGGTAAGCGCTGCATTGGTACGATACAAACCGGCTCGACAATTCTAG
- the dapF gene encoding diaminopimelate epimerase: MKLKFTKMHGLGNDFVVIDGINQSPFLGPEQLRLLANRHFGIGCDQILLIEAAEGDADFRYRIFNADGGEVEQCGNGARCFVRYVHDRGMTNKNEIRVETHGGLIIPRLEANGEVTVNMGAPKFEPREIPFAAEKRALTYPLDIDGRQVEISAVSMGNPHAVQWVADLDHAPVLTEGELIERHPCFPKRVNAGYMQVIDRSHIRLRVYERGAGETLACGTGACAAVVAGIQRGLLESKVKVSFRSGDLIVRWEGENQPVWMTGPATTVFDGEIDLKIL, translated from the coding sequence ATGAAACTCAAATTTACTAAGATGCATGGACTGGGCAATGATTTCGTCGTTATTGACGGGATAAATCAATCCCCATTTCTGGGCCCTGAGCAACTGCGCCTGCTCGCCAACCGTCATTTTGGCATCGGCTGTGATCAGATTCTATTGATAGAAGCCGCTGAAGGCGACGCTGACTTTCGCTATCGCATTTTCAACGCCGATGGCGGCGAGGTGGAACAATGCGGCAACGGTGCGCGCTGCTTCGTTCGCTATGTGCATGACCGCGGGATGACAAATAAAAATGAAATCCGCGTGGAAACACATGGCGGCCTGATCATTCCCAGATTGGAGGCCAATGGTGAAGTGACCGTCAATATGGGCGCACCGAAATTTGAGCCGCGGGAGATTCCCTTTGCCGCCGAAAAGCGCGCACTGACTTATCCACTCGATATCGACGGCAGGCAGGTGGAAATCAGCGCTGTTTCCATGGGGAACCCTCACGCGGTGCAATGGGTAGCAGACTTGGATCATGCTCCGGTATTGACCGAAGGTGAACTGATTGAGCGGCATCCATGCTTCCCCAAGCGGGTCAACGCCGGATATATGCAGGTGATTGATCGCAGTCATATCCGTCTGCGGGTGTATGAGCGCGGTGCGGGTGAAACGCTGGCTTGTGGCACCGGAGCTTGCGCCGCCGTGGTGGCAGGTATTCAACGCGGATTGCTGGAGTCAAAGGTTAAAGTCAGTTTTCGCAGCGGCGACTTGATCGTCCGCTGGGAAGGTGAAAATCAACCGGTCTGGATGACGGGACCTGCTACCACCGTATTTGATGGAGAGATCGACTTAAAGATTCTCTGA
- the metK gene encoding methionine adenosyltransferase, producing MSEYLFTSESVSEGHPDKVADQISDSILDAILAQDANARVACETLCSTGLIVMSGEITTEANVDYMQVARSAVKRIGYNSSDIGFDYHTCAVLTAFNKQSADIAQGVNRSKEEEMDQGAGDQGLMFGYACDETPQLMPMPIYYAHRLMERQAELRKDGRLPWLRPDAKSQVSVRYLNGKPQRIETVVISTQHNPDISHAELSEAVIEEIIKPVLPKNMLNGQTRYLVNPTGRFVVGGPMGDCGLTGRKIIVDSYGGTAHHGGGAFSGKDPSKVDRSAAYAGRYVAKNIVAAGIASRCEVQIAYAIGVARPVSLMVDTYGTGKISDDKIVKLIEQHFDLRPRAIIHTLNLLRPIYQKTAAYGHFGRDEPEFTWEATDKAARLRADAGIEVAVEA from the coding sequence ATGAGTGAATACCTTTTTACTTCCGAATCCGTATCTGAAGGCCACCCCGACAAGGTGGCGGATCAGATTTCCGACTCAATTCTGGATGCCATCCTGGCTCAGGATGCCAACGCGCGAGTAGCCTGCGAGACCTTGTGCAGCACGGGTCTGATCGTTATGTCAGGGGAGATTACCACCGAGGCCAACGTTGACTATATGCAAGTCGCGCGCTCGGCCGTCAAGCGTATCGGTTACAACAGCTCCGATATTGGGTTTGACTATCATACCTGTGCCGTGTTGACTGCTTTCAACAAACAGTCCGCTGATATTGCACAAGGGGTAAATCGCAGTAAGGAAGAGGAAATGGATCAGGGGGCAGGCGACCAGGGACTGATGTTTGGCTATGCGTGCGACGAGACGCCGCAATTGATGCCGATGCCGATTTACTATGCCCATCGCTTGATGGAGCGGCAAGCGGAGCTGAGAAAAGATGGACGCCTGCCGTGGCTGCGTCCGGATGCCAAGTCGCAGGTATCGGTACGCTATCTGAATGGTAAGCCGCAACGCATCGAAACTGTAGTGATATCCACCCAGCACAATCCGGACATCTCCCACGCGGAACTGAGTGAAGCGGTAATCGAGGAAATCATCAAGCCGGTACTTCCGAAAAATATGCTGAATGGTCAGACTCGTTATCTGGTCAACCCTACCGGCCGCTTCGTGGTGGGCGGACCAATGGGCGACTGCGGGTTGACCGGCCGCAAGATCATCGTGGATAGCTATGGCGGGACGGCGCACCATGGCGGCGGTGCTTTCTCTGGCAAGGATCCATCCAAGGTGGATCGCTCCGCAGCCTACGCCGGGCGTTATGTCGCCAAGAACATCGTTGCCGCGGGCATTGCCAGCAGATGTGAAGTGCAGATAGCCTATGCTATCGGTGTGGCACGACCGGTTTCACTCATGGTTGATACTTACGGAACCGGCAAGATTTCCGACGATAAAATCGTCAAGCTGATCGAACAGCATTTTGACTTGCGTCCTCGTGCTATTATTCATACTCTTAATCTGCTGCGTCCAATTTACCAGAAGACTGCCGCCTATGGCCACTTTGGGCGGGATGAGCCGGAATTCACCTGGGAGGCCACCGATAAAGCCGCACGACTTCGCGCCGATGCGGGAATCGAGGTCGCGGTTGAGGCATAA
- the ahcY gene encoding adenosylhomocysteinase, translating to MSSEFTDYKVADMSLAEWGRKEIAIAETEMPGLMALREEYAGGKPLAGARVAGSLHMTIQTAVLIETLIELGAEVRWASCNIFSTQDHAAAAIAAKGIPVFAYKGESLDDYWEYTHRIFEWSGDEQSSANGTPNMILDDGGDATLLIILGSRAEKDPSVIAHPANEEEHALFAAIRKRLDTQPGWYSCRLANIRGVTEETTTGVHRLYEMQKKGELPFPAFNVNDSVTKSKFDNLYGCRESLVDGIKRATDVMIAGKIALVCGYGDVGKGCAQSLRGLGATVWITEIDPICALQAAMEGYRVVTMDEVCDQADIFVTATGNLRVITHDHMLRMKDQAIVCNIGHFDSEIDIASVQKYQWENIKPQVDHVIFPSGRRIIVLAQGRLVNLGCATGHPSFVMSSSFTNQVLAQMELWQNGTRYEKNVYVLPKHLDEKVARLHIKKLGVKLTALTDEQAKYLNLDKNGPYKPAMYRY from the coding sequence ATGAGCAGCGAATTTACCGATTATAAAGTTGCCGATATGTCCCTGGCGGAATGGGGGCGCAAGGAAATAGCCATTGCTGAAACCGAGATGCCCGGCCTGATGGCGCTACGGGAAGAATATGCCGGCGGAAAACCTTTGGCAGGCGCGCGTGTTGCCGGTTCGCTCCACATGACTATTCAGACAGCGGTGCTGATCGAGACCCTGATCGAATTGGGAGCGGAAGTGCGCTGGGCTTCGTGCAATATCTTTTCCACCCAGGATCATGCGGCGGCGGCCATCGCAGCGAAAGGCATTCCGGTTTTTGCCTACAAGGGTGAGTCGCTGGATGATTATTGGGAATATACCCACCGCATCTTTGAGTGGTCCGGTGACGAGCAATCGAGTGCGAATGGTACGCCCAATATGATTCTGGACGACGGTGGCGATGCAACGCTGCTGATCATTCTTGGCAGCAGGGCGGAAAAAGACCCATCGGTCATCGCCCATCCAGCCAATGAAGAAGAGCATGCATTGTTCGCGGCAATCCGGAAAAGACTGGATACTCAGCCTGGCTGGTATTCCTGCAGACTTGCGAATATTCGTGGTGTAACGGAGGAAACGACTACCGGCGTTCACCGTTTATACGAAATGCAAAAGAAAGGGGAGCTGCCATTCCCGGCATTCAATGTCAACGACTCGGTTACCAAATCCAAGTTCGATAATCTTTACGGTTGCCGTGAGTCGCTGGTGGATGGCATCAAGCGTGCTACGGATGTGATGATTGCCGGCAAGATTGCACTGGTGTGTGGCTATGGCGACGTGGGCAAAGGCTGCGCCCAATCCTTGCGTGGTCTGGGAGCAACCGTGTGGATTACCGAGATCGATCCGATTTGCGCGCTGCAAGCGGCCATGGAAGGTTATCGTGTCGTCACCATGGATGAAGTTTGCGATCAGGCTGACATTTTCGTCACCGCTACCGGTAACCTGCGTGTCATTACCCATGATCACATGCTGAGAATGAAAGACCAGGCCATTGTCTGCAATATCGGCCATTTCGATTCTGAAATAGATATTGCCTCTGTCCAGAAATATCAATGGGAAAACATCAAGCCACAGGTGGATCATGTCATTTTCCCGTCAGGCCGGCGTATCATCGTACTGGCGCAGGGGCGTCTGGTGAATCTGGGTTGCGCCACCGGCCATCCCTCGTTTGTCATGTCCAGTTCATTCACCAACCAGGTGCTCGCGCAAATGGAGCTTTGGCAAAATGGCACCCGTTATGAAAAAAACGTGTATGTGCTGCCCAAGCATCTGGACGAGAAAGTGGCGCGTCTGCACATCAAGAAGCTGGGGGTCAAGCTCACCGCGCTTACCGATGAGCAGGCGAAGTATCTGAATCTGGATAAAAACGGACCCTATAAGCCGGCGATGTACCGGTACTGA
- the metF gene encoding methylenetetrahydrofolate reductase [NAD(P)H], whose translation MESQKRFAPTFSFEFFPPQTREGIEKLRATRRQLAQLNPKFFSVTFGAGGSTRDRTLETVLEIQAEGYAAAPHLSCIGSTSENIRSMLQKYHDGGIRHIVALRGDLPSGMAQWGEFRYADELVRFIRKEFGSAFHIEVASYPEYHPQAGSAQDDLLNFKRKVEAGADSVITQYFYNADAYFNFIEACEAMGIGVPIVPGIMPINKFSQLARFSDSCGAEIPRWIRKKLEGYGDDSASIRAFGLDVVTDLCDRLLSAGAPGLHFYTLNSAGLTTTIWQRLGL comes from the coding sequence ATGGAATCACAAAAAAGATTCGCTCCCACTTTCAGTTTCGAGTTTTTTCCACCGCAAACGCGCGAGGGGATAGAGAAATTGCGCGCTACGCGCAGACAATTGGCCCAACTTAACCCAAAATTCTTCTCAGTGACATTTGGCGCGGGCGGATCGACCCGGGACCGCACTTTGGAAACAGTGCTGGAAATTCAGGCGGAGGGCTATGCGGCCGCACCCCATCTTTCCTGCATCGGTTCAACCAGCGAAAATATTCGTTCCATGTTGCAAAAATACCACGATGGGGGTATTCGCCATATTGTCGCCCTGCGCGGCGATCTGCCTTCAGGTATGGCGCAGTGGGGGGAATTTCGTTACGCCGATGAACTGGTGAGATTTATCCGCAAGGAATTTGGTAGTGCGTTCCACATCGAAGTGGCTTCATATCCGGAATATCATCCTCAGGCGGGCTCGGCGCAGGACGATTTGCTGAACTTCAAACGGAAGGTGGAGGCTGGAGCGGATTCCGTCATCACCCAGTATTTCTACAATGCGGACGCCTACTTCAATTTCATTGAAGCGTGTGAAGCGATGGGAATCGGCGTTCCCATCGTGCCTGGCATCATGCCAATCAATAAATTCTCCCAGCTGGCAAGATTTTCAGATTCCTGTGGTGCGGAGATCCCGCGCTGGATCAGGAAAAAACTGGAAGGCTATGGAGATGACAGCGCATCAATACGCGCGTTTGGACTGGATGTCGTGACCGATTTATGTGACCGGCTGCTCAGCGCCGGTGCGCCGGGCCTGCATTTTTATACACTGAATTCGGCGGGATTGACGACCACCATTTGGCAACGACTGGGGTTGTAA
- a CDS encoding pyridoxal-phosphate-dependent aminotransferase family protein: protein MTTKNFYPTKKIGTFYPPQRVLMGPGPSDTHPRVLSAMARPTLGHLDPVFTDMMEELKSLLRYAFQTSNLLTFPVSGPGSVGMEMCFVNMVSPGDKVIVCRNGVFGGRMIENVQRCGGIAVVVEDKWGAPVDPQKVEDALKQNPDAKVVAFVHAETSTGALSDAKLLCEIAHRHNCLTIVDTVTSLGGSPLKVDEWKIDAIYSGSQKCLSCPPGLSPISFSERVVELVKNRKGKVQSWFMDLNLLLGYWGTTRTYHHTAPTNALYALHEALFMLYEEGLEHSWARHQRNHTALKAGLETLGIEYLVEEKSRLPQLNSVYVPEGIDEKEVRRRLLADYSLEIGAGLGDLAGKIWRFGLMGYSSKMENVMLCLNALETVFSDMGKKIEYGTAEAAAHYAYAANPLPQQAAPVKAVAVA from the coding sequence ATGACTACCAAGAACTTCTACCCCACCAAAAAGATCGGTACGTTTTATCCCCCGCAGCGTGTCTTGATGGGACCGGGGCCGTCGGATACCCACCCGCGCGTTTTATCCGCCATGGCCCGCCCGACGCTGGGCCACCTTGATCCTGTATTCACGGATATGATGGAGGAGTTGAAAAGCCTGCTGCGCTATGCCTTCCAGACCTCCAATCTGCTGACCTTTCCGGTTTCCGGTCCGGGGTCGGTCGGGATGGAAATGTGTTTCGTCAACATGGTCAGTCCGGGCGATAAGGTAATTGTGTGCCGCAATGGCGTGTTTGGCGGGCGCATGATCGAGAACGTGCAACGCTGCGGCGGTATCGCAGTGGTGGTGGAGGATAAATGGGGTGCGCCGGTTGATCCACAAAAAGTGGAAGATGCATTGAAACAGAATCCTGATGCGAAGGTCGTTGCTTTCGTCCATGCCGAGACGTCCACCGGCGCTCTGTCGGACGCAAAATTACTATGCGAAATCGCGCATCGCCATAATTGTCTCACCATTGTGGATACCGTCACCTCGCTGGGCGGCTCCCCTCTCAAGGTTGACGAATGGAAGATCGACGCGATTTATTCCGGCAGCCAGAAATGCTTGTCATGTCCACCGGGTCTGTCCCCAATAAGCTTTTCGGAGCGTGTGGTGGAACTGGTCAAGAATCGCAAAGGAAAAGTACAAAGCTGGTTCATGGATTTGAACCTGCTGCTCGGTTACTGGGGAACCACCCGTACCTACCACCACACTGCCCCCACCAATGCTCTATATGCATTGCACGAGGCCCTGTTCATGCTGTATGAGGAAGGGCTGGAACATTCCTGGGCACGCCACCAGCGCAACCACACGGCGCTGAAAGCGGGGCTGGAGACGCTCGGTATTGAGTACCTGGTGGAGGAGAAATCTCGCCTGCCGCAGCTTAATTCGGTCTACGTGCCGGAAGGCATAGACGAGAAGGAAGTGCGCCGCAGGCTGCTTGCAGACTACAGCCTGGAGATCGGTGCGGGGCTGGGTGACCTCGCCGGGAAGATCTGGCGTTTCGGCCTGATGGGTTATTCGAGCAAAATGGAAAACGTGATGCTATGTCTGAACGCACTGGAGACAGTATTCTCTGATATGGGCAAGAAGATTGAGTACGGTACGGCCGAGGCGGCGGCGCACTACGCCTATGCGGCCAATCCCCTGCCGCAGCAGGCCGCGCCGGTAAAGGCTGTAGCGGTAGCCTGA